One region of Clostridiales bacterium genomic DNA includes:
- the rlmN gene encoding 23S rRNA (adenine(2503)-C(2))-methyltransferase RlmN codes for MRDIKAMLPEEIAAALAEMGQPKYRAKQIFQWLARGVTSFDEMTNLSKDLRAALSERFFISKLEMLRKQVSAIDGTIKYLWQLGDGNAVETVVMHYKHGNTVCISSQVGCRQGCAFCASTIGGLIRNLEPSEMLDEVLYSERESGSKISNIVLMGIGEPLDNFDNVMRFLALVNHPDGENIGMRHISLSTCGLIERFDDLAARDLQLTLSVSLHAPDDATRSKIMPANHGRGVAALIDACARYYEATGRRISFEYAMIDGVNDTPEHARLLAKHARRVCAHVNLIPLNHVEERAFRPSTPEHLKAFIRILERAGVNVTVRRKLGSDVDASCGQLRKKVADHRA; via the coding sequence ATGAGAGACATCAAAGCCATGCTCCCCGAGGAGATCGCGGCGGCCCTCGCCGAAATGGGGCAGCCGAAATACCGCGCCAAGCAGATTTTTCAGTGGCTCGCGCGCGGCGTGACGTCGTTTGACGAGATGACGAACCTGTCCAAGGACCTGCGCGCCGCGCTCTCCGAGCGCTTTTTCATCTCCAAGCTCGAGATGCTGCGCAAGCAGGTGTCAGCCATCGACGGGACGATCAAATATCTCTGGCAGCTCGGCGACGGCAATGCCGTCGAGACCGTCGTCATGCACTACAAGCACGGCAATACGGTCTGCATCTCCTCGCAGGTCGGCTGCCGGCAGGGGTGCGCGTTCTGCGCGTCGACGATCGGCGGCCTGATCCGCAATCTTGAGCCGTCGGAAATGCTCGACGAGGTGCTCTATTCCGAGCGGGAGTCCGGCAGCAAGATCTCCAACATCGTCCTCATGGGCATCGGCGAGCCGCTCGATAACTTTGACAATGTCATGCGCTTTCTTGCGCTGGTCAACCACCCGGACGGGGAAAACATCGGCATGCGCCACATTTCGCTGTCCACGTGCGGCCTCATCGAGCGCTTTGACGATCTGGCGGCGCGCGACCTGCAGCTGACGCTGTCGGTCTCCCTGCACGCGCCGGACGATGCCACCCGCTCGAAGATCATGCCGGCCAACCACGGCCGCGGCGTGGCGGCGCTCATTGACGCCTGCGCCCGGTATTATGAAGCGACCGGTCGGCGCATTTCCTTTGAATACGCCATGATCGACGGCGTGAACGACACGCCGGAGCACGCCAGGCTGCTGGCCAAGCACGCGCGGCGTGTCTGCGCGCACGTGAACCTCATCCCGCTCAACCACGTGGAAGAGCGCGCGTTCCGGCCGTCCACGCCGGAGCATCTCAAGGCGTTCATCCGCATTCTGGAGCGGGCGGGCGTGAATGTGACCGTGCGCCGCAAGCTCGGCAGCGATGTGGATGCGTCCTGCGGCCAGCTGCGCAAAAAGGTCGCCGATCATCGAGCCTGA
- the rsmB gene encoding 16S rRNA (cytosine(967)-C(5))-methyltransferase RsmB — translation MAMTAREAAWTALQRWRKNGAWSDAALHAVLQNAQLEPRDAALAARICYGTLQNLTLLDHYLSVYCTTPLQKLEPKVLDLLRLSAYQIVLLDKIPPRAAVNEAVALCRKGGCARASGLVNAVLRRVAEHRDALPEIPGAGTADYLAVRYSHPQWLAQRYIDAHGYAFAEQALAANNADAPACLQVNTLKTTADALMASLHADGIEAEPHPWLPDALLCHGGNLAAARAFADGWFYVQDAAAHCAALVSGVQPGMRVLDACAAPGGKSFAAAVQMYDQGCMISCDIHENKWKRIRAGAERLGLTCISTRTMDARRPDADLIGAMDVVLADVPCSGLGVIRKKPEIRFKDPAELARLPAIQRDILTGLAPCVKPGGVLVYSTCTVLARENEDVVRDFLHTHPEFSAEAFSLPLPGADTADGMFTFWPQEHGTDGFFVCKLRRHE, via the coding sequence ATGGCCATGACTGCCCGGGAAGCCGCCTGGACTGCGCTGCAGCGCTGGCGCAAAAACGGCGCGTGGTCGGACGCTGCGCTCCATGCCGTCCTGCAAAATGCACAGCTGGAGCCGCGCGATGCCGCGCTTGCGGCGCGCATCTGCTACGGCACGCTGCAAAATCTGACCCTGTTGGATCATTATCTTTCCGTCTACTGCACAACGCCGCTGCAAAAGCTCGAGCCGAAGGTGCTCGACCTGCTGCGGCTGTCGGCTTATCAGATCGTGCTGCTGGATAAAATCCCGCCGCGCGCCGCCGTGAACGAGGCGGTCGCGCTCTGCCGCAAGGGCGGCTGTGCGCGTGCATCCGGTCTTGTCAACGCGGTGCTGCGCCGTGTGGCGGAGCACCGGGACGCGCTGCCGGAGATTCCGGGCGCGGGCACGGCGGACTATCTTGCCGTGCGCTACAGCCACCCGCAGTGGCTGGCACAGCGGTATATCGACGCGCATGGTTATGCGTTTGCCGAGCAGGCGCTGGCGGCGAACAACGCCGACGCTCCGGCCTGCCTGCAGGTGAACACCCTGAAAACGACAGCGGATGCTCTCATGGCGTCCCTGCACGCGGACGGCATCGAGGCAGAGCCGCACCCGTGGCTTCCGGACGCGCTGCTGTGCCATGGCGGCAATCTGGCGGCCGCGCGCGCCTTTGCTGACGGCTGGTTTTATGTGCAGGACGCGGCCGCGCACTGCGCGGCGCTCGTTTCCGGCGTGCAGCCGGGTATGCGCGTGCTCGATGCCTGCGCCGCACCCGGCGGCAAAAGCTTCGCCGCCGCCGTGCAGATGTACGATCAGGGATGTATGATTTCCTGCGATATTCACGAAAATAAATGGAAGCGCATCCGCGCCGGCGCTGAGCGGCTGGGGCTGACGTGCATTTCAACGCGCACGATGGATGCCCGCCGCCCGGATGCGGACCTGATCGGAGCGATGGACGTGGTGCTGGCCGATGTGCCGTGCTCCGGTCTGGGCGTCATCCGCAAGAAGCCGGAGATCCGCTTCAAAGATCCGGCGGAGCTTGCGCGTCTGCCGGCCATTCAGCGCGACATTCTCACCGGTCTTGCGCCGTGCGTGAAGCCCGGCGGCGTGCTGGTATATTCCACGTGCACGGTGCTCGCGCGGGAGAACGAAGATGTTGTGCGCGACTTCCTGCACACGCATCCGGAGTTTTCCGCCGAGGCGTTTTCGCTGCCGCTGCCGGGGGCGGACACGGCGGACGGTATGTTCACCTTCTGGCCGCAGGAACACGGCACGGACGGATTTTTTGTTTGTAAGCTGAGGAGACACGAATGA
- the rsgA gene encoding ribosome small subunit-dependent GTPase A has product MVQGVIIKALSGFYYVAAGDQIVECKARGRFRYDGCSPLVGDRVEVSFDAHGKGRIDTVLPRRNAFIRPAVANIDQLIMIAANVNPVTDPFLIDRVVAIAENADCEPVVCLNKCDLDPADHLYAIYRSIGFRVLRTSAATGLGVDELRDALRGKTSAFTGNSGVGKSSLLNALDASFGIATGAVSERLGRGKHTTRHVELYALGADTFVADTPGFASFEVDMVDPISCENLQYAFREFRPYIGQCRFRDCAHLKEPGCAVLAAVAAGKIAPERHESYARLYALSAQVNDWEKKK; this is encoded by the coding sequence ATGGTGCAGGGTGTCATCATCAAGGCGCTCAGCGGCTTTTACTATGTGGCCGCCGGCGATCAGATCGTGGAGTGCAAGGCCCGCGGCCGTTTCCGGTACGACGGGTGCAGTCCGCTGGTCGGCGACCGTGTGGAGGTCAGCTTCGATGCGCACGGCAAGGGCCGCATCGACACCGTCCTGCCGCGGCGCAATGCGTTCATCCGCCCGGCAGTGGCGAATATTGACCAGCTCATCATGATCGCGGCGAACGTCAACCCCGTCACCGATCCGTTTCTGATCGACCGCGTGGTCGCCATCGCGGAAAATGCCGACTGCGAGCCGGTCGTCTGCCTCAATAAGTGCGACCTTGACCCGGCGGATCATCTCTATGCTATTTACCGCTCCATCGGCTTTCGTGTCCTGCGCACGAGCGCGGCGACGGGGCTCGGCGTCGACGAGCTGCGCGATGCACTGCGCGGGAAGACCAGTGCCTTCACCGGCAACTCCGGCGTCGGCAAATCGAGCCTGCTCAATGCGCTCGATGCGTCGTTCGGCATTGCGACCGGGGCCGTCAGCGAGCGGCTCGGCCGCGGCAAGCACACAACGCGCCATGTCGAGCTCTATGCGCTTGGAGCGGATACGTTCGTCGCCGATACGCCGGGTTTTGCCTCGTTTGAGGTGGACATGGTCGACCCCATCTCGTGCGAAAATCTGCAATATGCGTTCCGGGAGTTTCGACCGTATATCGGCCAGTGCCGATTTCGTGACTGCGCGCACCTGAAAGAGCCCGGCTGCGCCGTCCTCGCCGCCGTGGCGGCAGGCAAGATCGCGCCGGAGCGCCACGAGAGCTATGCGCGCCTGTACGCGCTCTCGGCCCAGGTCAATGACTGGGAAAAGAAGAAGTGA
- the pknB gene encoding Stk1 family PASTA domain-containing Ser/Thr kinase: MEQSMNRYIGQMLDDRYEILEIIGSGGMSVVYKAMCHKLHRYVAVKILRDEMAADAELKNRFQAEAHAVAMLSQPNIVSVYDVGHSGETEYIVMELIEGETLKQRMAEHGVFSATEALHYATQICKALQHAHAHGIVHRDIKPQNIMITNDDMVKVADFGIAALENIHEERSGQAIGSVHYIAPEQAKGLNADARSDLYSLGVVLYEMLTGHLPYDADTPEEIALMHIAGSAKPPQEWNSDIPEELERITLRAMEPDLRKRYQSAGEMLKALNACKKHLNQQRPLVERRRESAEKKDSFFGVGQDLTEEAYQRRRKRAKRVSYFTGIFSVGVFAILLFVFLWNFWLEDLFRTAERVDVPDFTGKSYEAVVNDKQYADYHFTVVYTVDPDVPDGIIIEQDPAAGKSRMRVSDGINVQLTVSTGVVMTDVPYVINEDYEKATAALEKAGFTVTTEFQASKDVTAKYVISCEPAPGEKAAAGSSVKLIVSGGPELRPVTVPDLSELTESAAIARIESSGLCYGGTYKETNDAKQGTVFKQSAPANTQLTEYSKVYIWVSDGPKKP, translated from the coding sequence ATGGAACAATCAATGAATCGCTATATCGGTCAGATGCTCGACGACCGCTACGAGATCCTGGAGATCATCGGCAGCGGCGGTATGTCGGTCGTCTACAAGGCCATGTGCCACAAGCTGCACCGCTATGTTGCCGTCAAGATCCTGCGCGATGAGATGGCGGCGGATGCCGAGCTGAAAAACCGCTTTCAGGCGGAGGCGCACGCGGTCGCCATGCTCTCGCAGCCGAATATCGTTTCGGTCTACGATGTCGGCCACAGCGGCGAGACGGAGTATATTGTCATGGAGCTCATCGAGGGCGAGACGCTCAAACAGCGCATGGCGGAGCACGGTGTATTCAGCGCCACGGAGGCGCTGCACTACGCCACGCAGATCTGCAAGGCGCTGCAGCACGCGCACGCCCACGGCATCGTCCACCGGGACATCAAGCCGCAGAACATCATGATCACGAACGATGACATGGTCAAGGTCGCTGACTTCGGCATCGCCGCGCTCGAGAACATTCACGAGGAGCGCAGCGGGCAGGCCATCGGCTCCGTGCACTATATCGCGCCCGAGCAGGCCAAGGGCCTCAATGCCGACGCGCGCAGCGACCTGTATTCCCTCGGCGTCGTGCTCTATGAGATGCTCACGGGCCACCTGCCGTATGACGCGGACACCCCGGAGGAGATCGCGCTCATGCACATCGCCGGCAGCGCCAAGCCGCCGCAGGAGTGGAACAGCGACATCCCCGAGGAGCTTGAGCGCATCACGCTCCGCGCCATGGAGCCGGATCTGCGCAAGCGCTATCAGTCGGCGGGGGAGATGCTCAAAGCGCTCAATGCCTGCAAAAAGCACCTCAATCAGCAGCGTCCGCTTGTCGAGCGGCGGCGGGAGAGCGCGGAGAAAAAGGACTCCTTTTTCGGTGTGGGTCAGGATCTGACGGAGGAAGCATACCAGCGCCGGCGCAAGCGGGCCAAGCGCGTGAGTTATTTCACGGGCATTTTCTCGGTCGGCGTCTTTGCCATTTTGCTGTTTGTGTTTCTGTGGAATTTCTGGCTTGAGGATCTGTTCCGCACGGCGGAGCGCGTGGATGTGCCGGACTTTACCGGCAAGTCCTACGAGGCGGTCGTCAACGACAAGCAGTATGCCGATTACCACTTCACGGTCGTATACACGGTCGATCCCGACGTGCCGGACGGCATCATCATCGAGCAGGATCCGGCGGCGGGCAAGAGCCGCATGCGCGTCTCGGACGGCATCAACGTGCAGCTCACCGTCAGCACCGGCGTCGTCATGACCGATGTGCCGTATGTCATCAACGAGGACTATGAGAAGGCGACGGCCGCGCTGGAAAAAGCCGGCTTTACGGTCACGACGGAGTTTCAGGCCTCCAAGGACGTGACGGCAAAGTATGTCATCAGCTGCGAGCCTGCGCCCGGCGAAAAGGCGGCCGCAGGGTCGAGCGTGAAGCTGATCGTCAGTGGCGGCCCCGAGCTGCGCCCGGTCACGGTGCCTGACCTGTCGGAGCTGACGGAGTCAGCCGCCATCGCGCGCATCGAGAGCAGCGGCCTGTGCTATGGCGGCACGTACAAAGAGACCAACGACGCCAAGCAGGGCACAGTCTTTAAGCAGAGCGCGCCGGCCAACACACAGCTCACGGAGTACAGCAAGGTCTATATCTGGGTCTCCGACGGGCCGAAAAAACCGTAA
- a CDS encoding Stp1/IreP family PP2C-type Ser/Thr phosphatase, with product MHCFAQSDRGTVRKENQDRAACAHIRRKGCTVAVVCDGMGGAAGGKLASDLAASTFLADFRREMMAGSAVEPAMRHACDAANRAVYDRACAEPDLRGMGTTIVAACVRRGRLTVLHVGDSRAYLVGLRRMQQLTTDHSLVQELVASGQVLPEQAHRHPRRNVITRAVGVGPQVEPDCRTLPFPLGARLLLCTDGLSNTLSEGQMHDFCRGSRDAKQICGRLIAAALARGARDNVTALVLFR from the coding sequence ATGCATTGCTTTGCACAGTCGGACAGGGGGACCGTCCGCAAGGAGAATCAGGATCGCGCCGCCTGTGCGCACATCCGGCGCAAGGGCTGCACCGTCGCCGTCGTCTGCGACGGGATGGGCGGCGCTGCCGGGGGGAAGCTCGCAAGCGATTTGGCAGCGTCCACGTTTCTGGCGGATTTTCGCCGCGAAATGATGGCGGGCAGCGCGGTCGAACCCGCCATGCGCCACGCCTGCGACGCGGCCAACCGCGCGGTCTATGACCGTGCGTGCGCGGAGCCTGACCTGCGCGGCATGGGCACGACGATCGTCGCCGCCTGCGTGCGCCGCGGAAGGCTTACGGTGCTGCACGTTGGCGACAGCCGCGCATATCTGGTCGGGCTGCGCCGAATGCAGCAGCTGACGACGGATCACTCGCTCGTGCAGGAGCTGGTCGCAAGCGGTCAGGTGCTGCCGGAGCAGGCACACCGTCACCCGCGGCGGAACGTGATCACGCGCGCCGTCGGCGTCGGCCCACAGGTCGAGCCGGACTGCCGCACGCTGCCGTTTCCGCTGGGTGCGCGGCTGCTGCTGTGCACGGATGGGCTGTCCAACACGCTGTCGGAGGGCCAGATGCATGATTTTTGCCGCGGCTCGCGGGATGCAAAGCAGATCTGCGGCCGCCTGATCGCGGCGGCGCTGGCACGCGGTGCGCGCGACAATGTGACCGCGCTCGTTCTTTTCCGCTGA
- the fmt gene encoding methionyl-tRNA formyltransferase, protein MRIVFMGTPDFAAVSLQRLLDERFDVVGVFTQPDKPKNRGMKLQPSPVKEIALAAGLPVFQPAKMRDGTALADLQSLRPDILVVVAYGRILPDDLLAVAPYGAVNVHGSLLPKYRGAAPIQWAVLNGDAVTGVSTMYLDREMDTGDVIYTAQTPVGEFETAGELFDRLAVMGADLLVRTLRDIAAGTAPRTPQDHSQATYTRPLTRDDSPIDWDQNPRAIIKHICGLEPWPVATAELGGQTFKIHAADYSERTTHKAPGTIVAAGKDGVTVACAGGQTVRITQLQVPGKKRMSAADYLLGHTLPVEG, encoded by the coding sequence CGGATTTTGCGGCCGTGTCCCTGCAGCGCCTGCTCGACGAGCGGTTTGACGTGGTCGGCGTATTCACGCAGCCGGACAAGCCGAAAAACCGCGGCATGAAGCTCCAGCCGAGCCCGGTCAAGGAGATCGCGCTCGCGGCGGGGCTGCCGGTGTTCCAGCCGGCAAAGATGCGCGACGGCACGGCGCTGGCTGATCTCCAGAGCCTGCGGCCGGACATTCTCGTTGTTGTGGCCTATGGCCGCATTCTGCCGGATGACCTGCTCGCGGTCGCGCCCTACGGGGCGGTGAACGTCCACGGCTCGCTGCTGCCGAAGTACCGCGGCGCTGCGCCGATCCAGTGGGCAGTGCTCAACGGCGATGCCGTGACCGGTGTTTCGACCATGTACCTCGACCGCGAAATGGATACCGGCGACGTGATCTATACCGCTCAGACGCCGGTCGGTGAATTCGAGACGGCGGGAGAGCTCTTCGACCGCCTTGCCGTCATGGGAGCGGATCTGCTCGTGCGCACGCTGCGCGATATCGCCGCGGGCACCGCGCCGCGCACGCCGCAGGATCACAGCCAGGCGACGTATACCCGTCCGCTCACGCGCGACGATTCGCCCATCGACTGGGATCAGAACCCGCGCGCGATCATCAAGCACATCTGCGGTCTCGAGCCGTGGCCCGTCGCAACAGCGGAGCTCGGCGGGCAGACGTTCAAGATCCATGCGGCGGATTACTCCGAGCGCACGACGCACAAAGCGCCCGGAACGATCGTGGCCGCCGGGAAAGACGGCGTCACGGTTGCCTGCGCCGGTGGGCAGACGGTGCGCATCACGCAGCTGCAGGTGCCGGGGAAAAAGCGCATGTCGGCGGCCGACTACCTGCTCGGGCACACGCTGCCCGTTGAGGGCTGA